In one window of Henckelia pumila isolate YLH828 chromosome 1, ASM3356847v2, whole genome shotgun sequence DNA:
- the LOC140872101 gene encoding uncharacterized protein, which translates to MEWKKCYLDVILVPLALLISLAYHVWLWNMVRTRPLSTIIGTNARGRRFWVASIMKDNEKKNILAVQTLRNTIMGATLMATTSILLCCGLAAVISSTYTVKKPLNDVVYGAHGEFMLAVKYVTLLLILLFSFLCHSLSIRFINQVNFLVNCPPGNQSGGVVTAEYVSELLERGFQLNTVGNRLFYAALPLLLWIFGPVLVFLCSVTMVPVLYNLDFVFSGERRKLGGENNGNSHDCGVDLA; encoded by the exons atggaGTGGAAGAAGTGCTATTTGGATGTGATTCTTGTTCCACTAGCGTTGCTAATATCCTTAGCTTATCATGTATGGCTATGGAATATGGTTCGGACCCGACCCCTCTCGACGATCATCGGAACTAATGCCCGTGGAAGGAGATTTTGGGTGGCCTCCATCATGAAG GacaatgaaaagaaaaacatcCTGGCCGTCCAAACCCTCCGGAACACCATCATGGGAGCCACCCTAATGGCCACCACCTCCATCCTCCTCTGCTGCGGCCTCGCCGCCGTGATCAGCAGCACTTACACCGTCAAGAAACCCTTGAACGACGTCGTATACGGCGCCCACGGCGAGTTCATGTTGGCCGTGAAATACGTCACCCTGCTCCTCATCCTCCTCTTCTCCTTCCTATGCCACTCCCTCTCCATACGCTTCATCAACCAAGTCAACTTCCTCGTCAACTGCCCTCCGGGGAACCAGAGCGGCGGCGTAGTGACGGCGGAGTACGTGTCGGAGCTGCTGGAGAGGGGGTTCCAGCTGAACACGGTGGGGAACAGGCTGTTCTACGCGGCGCTGCCGCTTCTGTTGTGGATTTTCGGGCCGGTGCTGGTTTTCTTGTGCTCGGTGACGATGGTGCCGGTGCTGTATAATCTGGATTTTGTGTTCTCCGGCGAGAGGAGAAAACTTGGGGGTGAGAATAATGGGAATAGCCATGACTGTGGAGTAGATCTTGCatga
- the LOC140886088 gene encoding basic leucine zipper 9 gives MESKKPVFNGGSVFSGRSYMKKSDSLLALRELFSSEDEKKTPHKVEIFGGYDHGFFDMGNSDHNIPLPFRSSEILREFSGSNSLADASLIWSQDLYPNPPNDSPTKDSKYSCVDSPLSAINPKGQDNQAVGPSSGSSHEQSDDDDLETEAGPCVDSTGQVDNKRLKRMVSNRESARRSRKRKQAHLSELEQQVEQLRGDNSSLFKQLADASQQFKDASTNNRVLKSDVEALRAKVKLAEDLVTRGSLTSSLSHLLQNYLNTTPPTYVHNHMNRMDSLSPLMTACGDENSHNYSAITDSHTINGLENADTLGGNAANGVIGDPAGRVPDMWSWSPHHVVPVSK, from the exons ATGGAAAGTAAAAAACCAGTCTTTAATGGCGGTTCTGTCTTTTCAGGTCGCAGTTACATGAAAAAAAGCGATTCGCTATTGGCGCTTCGTGAGCTCTTTTCTTCAGAAGATGAGAAGAAAACACCCCACAAAGTTGAGATCTTTGGTGGGTATGATCATGGTTTCTTTGATATGGGAAATAGTGACCATAACATCCCACTTCCTTTCCGGAGTTCG gAAATTTTGAGAGAATTCTCAGGTTCCAACTCTTTGGCAGACGCTTCATTAATCTGGTCGCAGGATCTTTATCCTAACCCACCTAACGATTCACCGACAAAGGACTCCAAGTATTCGTGCG TCGATAGTCCATTATCCGCCATCAATCCCAAGGGTCAGGATAATCAAGCAGTTGGACCAAGCAGCGGTTCGTCGCATGAGCAATCGGATGATGATGATCTAGAGACAGAAGCTGGACCTTGTGTGGATAGCACAGGTCAGGTAGACAATAAGCGCCTCAAAAG GATGGTTTCTAACAGGGAATCAGCTAGGCGTTCTAGAAAAAGAAAGCAAGCTCATTTATCCGAGCTCGAACAACAG GTCGAACAACTGCGAGGTGATAATTCTTCGTTGTTCAAACAACTGGCAGATGCTTCTCAGCAGTTTAAAGACGCCTCGACAAACAACAGAGTGCTTAAATCTGATGTAGAAGCTCTAAGAGCCAAG GTGAAACTAGCCGAAGATCTCGTGACTCGAGGCTCGCTGACCTCGAGCTTGAGCCATCTTCTTCAAAATTATCTCAACACTACGCCCCCAACTTACGTGCACAACCACATGAATCGGATGGATAGCCTCTCCCCATTGATGACTGCTTGTGGAGACGAAAATTCTCATAACTACAGTGCTATTACAGATTCACACACTATTAATGGGCTGGAAAATGCTGATACGCTCGGAGGAAATGCCGCCAACGGAGTCATCGGGGACCCTGCTGGCCGCGTGCCGGATATGTGGTCTTGGTCACCTCATCATGTTGTTCCAGTGTCTAAATGA